A window of Deltaproteobacteria bacterium contains these coding sequences:
- a CDS encoding TVP38/TMEM64 family protein, producing MKIIKLLKERLDRKTIVKTLILISIFSLATIAVYSTPLKEYANPQKFKALVFSLKNQWGYWTPLIFILAFAIKSVIPFPSSIFPLVGGLVFGPLYGAVYSIIGSVISAAIAYQLSRRLGRDFVLKVLGTKAKTLDRLTNVHGLEVVLFFRIVPSLPFDVFNLGAGLSSITFSDFVIGTVIGMIPWSFALSYLGDHLMNFKVNFVSLLSLFLIIAIITLPILIKKFSHNSKKS from the coding sequence ATGAAAATAATCAAGCTATTAAAAGAAAGATTGGACAGAAAAACTATTGTGAAAACATTAATACTTATAAGCATATTCTCATTAGCAACAATAGCAGTTTACAGCACACCGTTAAAAGAGTACGCCAACCCTCAAAAATTCAAAGCACTTGTATTCTCACTGAAAAATCAATGGGGTTATTGGACACCGTTGATCTTTATATTGGCTTTCGCAATAAAGTCGGTTATCCCATTCCCATCGTCCATTTTTCCGCTTGTCGGAGGGCTTGTTTTTGGACCATTATATGGTGCCGTATATTCAATAATAGGATCCGTAATTAGTGCAGCTATTGCATATCAGCTATCAAGAAGACTCGGCAGGGACTTTGTATTGAAAGTGCTTGGGACAAAAGCAAAAACACTCGATCGCTTGACAAATGTCCATGGGCTTGAGGTTGTATTGTTTTTTAGAATCGTGCCGTCCCTTCCTTTTGATGTGTTCAATCTCGGTGCCGGTTTATCAAGTATCACATTCTCCGATTTTGTTATCGGAACAGTCATTGGAATGATACCATGGTCTTTTGCATTAAGCTATCTGGGAGATCATTTAATGAATTTTAAGGTAAATTTTGTTTCTCTGCTTTCCTTATTCCTGATCATTGCAATAATTACACTGCCGATTCTTATAAAGAAGTTTTCACACAATTCAAAGAAAAGCTAA
- a CDS encoding transcriptional repressor has product MYKSLKTNQPEVSFTTVYNTLELLTKIGEINKLILDFERAHYNPDVRQHYHAICTGCGIISDIEQSFDLSIDKIKVHKFSQLTEFHIDFFGIYEKCADLSKKEKQVKKPAFYSA; this is encoded by the coding sequence ATTTATAAAAGCCTTAAAACAAATCAGCCTGAGGTGTCCTTTACAACCGTTTATAATACGCTTGAACTGCTTACAAAGATTGGAGAAATAAATAAATTGATATTGGATTTCGAGCGTGCTCATTATAATCCGGATGTTAGACAGCACTATCACGCTATTTGTACCGGATGTGGTATCATATCCGATATAGAGCAATCTTTCGATTTATCAATAGATAAAATCAAGGTTCATAAGTTCTCGCAACTTACAGAGTTCCATATAGATTTTTTTGGAATATACGAGAAATGTGCAGATCTTTCAAAAAAAGAAAAGCAGGTTAAGAAACCTGCTTTTTACAGTGCTTAG
- the pnp gene encoding polyribonucleotide nucleotidyltransferase produces MKIKKTVQVGSREFSIEIGKMAKQAHGSAVVGYADTVVLITAVAAYTPVEKQDFLPLTVEYQERFYGAGRIPGGYFKREGRPSEKEILSSRLIDRPIRPLIPKGFNYETQIIASVISADQENDPDIIAITGASSALMFSDIPFAGPIAAVEVGRINGELIINPTPAQLLNSDLDIIVAGSRDAVVMVEGGARIVPEEDVLKAIFFGHKMMQPMIDLQESIAKELNLTKRTYIDNSISDELYKIVQERYTDVLKDSLTTKVKQERQAKQRELFKKADEEFATDGKYEPVEVEMAIEKLQSTIARDMIVNGQKRIDGRKLDEVRPITCEVSVLPRTHGSALFTRGETQALVVTTIGTFDDVQFIDEIGGENKKRFMLHYNFPPFSVGEVKQLRGPGRREIGHGALAERAIAPIIPFEDDFPYTIRIVSDILESNGSSSMATVCGATLSLMDGGVPIKSPVAGVAMGLIKESDNYFILTDILGDEDHLGDMDFKVAGTKEGVTSIQMDIKIKGVTESIMQDALKKARTARLHILDIMMQTISIPRADISEYAPRIVHMNIRNARIKDLIGPGGKNIKAIIEKTKVKIDVDDSGKVRIASNDTAMMAEALKMVKGLTTDAEIGQTYVGKVKKVVDFGAFVELFPGVEGLVHISQLADHKVKRVEDIAREGDEITVKVIDIDREGKIRLSRKEALKNTTNESEQE; encoded by the coding sequence ATGAAAATAAAAAAAACAGTCCAAGTCGGATCAAGAGAATTTTCGATAGAAATAGGAAAAATGGCAAAACAGGCACACGGCTCTGCTGTGGTAGGTTATGCAGATACGGTGGTCCTGATAACGGCAGTAGCAGCTTATACGCCGGTTGAAAAACAGGATTTTTTACCTTTGACAGTTGAATATCAGGAAAGATTTTATGGCGCCGGTAGAATTCCAGGCGGATATTTTAAAAGAGAAGGCAGGCCGTCAGAGAAAGAGATTTTATCTTCAAGATTGATAGATAGACCTATCAGACCTCTTATTCCAAAGGGTTTTAATTACGAAACACAGATCATAGCATCGGTTATATCGGCAGATCAGGAAAATGATCCGGATATAATAGCTATAACGGGTGCATCGTCTGCGCTTATGTTCTCCGATATACCTTTTGCGGGACCAATCGCAGCGGTAGAGGTGGGAAGAATCAACGGTGAACTAATTATAAATCCGACCCCGGCACAACTCTTAAACAGCGATCTTGATATAATTGTAGCAGGAAGCAGAGATGCAGTTGTTATGGTGGAAGGGGGGGCTCGTATTGTACCGGAAGAGGATGTTTTAAAAGCGATATTTTTTGGCCATAAAATGATGCAGCCCATGATAGACCTGCAGGAGTCAATTGCAAAAGAATTGAATTTAACAAAACGTACCTACATTGATAACAGCATAAGCGATGAGTTGTATAAAATTGTTCAAGAGAGATATACGGATGTATTGAAAGATAGTTTAACAACGAAGGTAAAACAGGAAAGACAGGCGAAACAGAGGGAACTTTTTAAAAAAGCAGATGAAGAGTTTGCAACCGATGGTAAGTATGAACCGGTAGAAGTAGAGATGGCCATTGAAAAGCTGCAGTCAACAATAGCTAGAGACATGATAGTAAACGGTCAAAAACGTATCGATGGTAGAAAATTAGATGAAGTAAGACCCATAACATGTGAAGTCAGCGTATTGCCAAGGACACACGGTTCGGCTCTTTTTACAAGAGGCGAAACGCAGGCACTTGTTGTTACAACGATCGGTACATTTGATGATGTGCAATTTATAGACGAGATCGGAGGTGAAAATAAAAAGCGATTTATGCTTCATTATAATTTCCCGCCATTCTCAGTAGGTGAAGTTAAACAATTGAGAGGTCCCGGTAGAAGGGAGATCGGGCACGGGGCACTTGCGGAAAGAGCAATAGCTCCGATTATTCCGTTTGAGGATGATTTTCCCTATACTATCAGAATCGTATCGGATATACTTGAAAGTAATGGTTCTTCTTCAATGGCAACTGTATGCGGTGCAACACTTTCCCTCATGGACGGTGGGGTCCCTATTAAATCCCCTGTTGCAGGCGTTGCAATGGGACTTATCAAAGAAAGCGACAATTATTTTATTCTTACTGATATACTCGGGGATGAGGATCATCTTGGTGATATGGATTTTAAAGTTGCCGGGACAAAAGAGGGTGTTACCTCAATACAGATGGATATAAAGATAAAGGGCGTTACAGAATCGATCATGCAGGATGCTCTTAAAAAGGCGAGAACGGCAAGGCTGCATATATTGGATATTATGATGCAAACCATATCCATACCGCGGGCAGATATCTCAGAATATGCCCCAAGAATTGTTCATATGAACATAAGGAACGCAAGGATAAAGGATCTTATCGGGCCTGGAGGTAAGAACATAAAAGCTATCATAGAAAAAACAAAAGTGAAGATAGATGTAGATGACAGCGGCAAGGTACGTATAGCTTCAAACGATACAGCTATGATGGCGGAAGCATTAAAGATGGTAAAAGGATTAACAACCGATGCTGAAATAGGCCAAACGTATGTAGGCAAGGTAAAGAAGGTAGTGGATTTCGGTGCATTTGTTGAACTGTTTCCGGGAGTTGAAGGGCTTGTTCATATATCACAGCTTGCGGATCATAAGGTAAAAAGGGTTGAAGATATTGCAAGGGAAGGTGATGAGATTACAGTAAAAGTTATAGATATAGATAGAGAAGGAAAAATAAGGCTATCAAGGAAAGAGGCTTTAAAAAATACAACGAATGAAAGTGAGCAGGAGTAA
- the rpsO gene encoding 30S ribosomal protein S15, which yields MTLTKEKKAELINTYKQHEQDTGSPEVQIALLTGRINSLEEHFKVHKKDHHSRRGLLKIVSQRRSLLTYLKRHSEDRYKEVINKLGLRK from the coding sequence ATGACGTTAACAAAGGAAAAGAAAGCAGAGTTAATAAACACTTATAAACAGCATGAACAGGATACGGGTTCGCCGGAGGTCCAGATAGCTCTGCTTACAGGGAGAATAAATTCTTTGGAGGAGCACTTCAAGGTGCATAAAAAAGATCATCACTCAAGAAGGGGTCTATTGAAGATTGTAAGCCAGAGACGTAGTTTGCTTACCTATCTAAAAAGGCATTCAGAGGACAGGTATAAGGAAGTGATAAATAAGTTAGGATTAAGGAAGTAA
- the truB gene encoding tRNA pseudouridine(55) synthase TruB: MERSGLILVDKPKGITSYDVIRLLKGFLSTKKIGHTGTLDPIATGLLIILIGNSTKLANHFIKQDKVYRFTIKLGQDTDTMDSTGKIIKEGDYKFISKERFGEAIKSFIGEIEQFPPMFSAVKFKGMPLYKYARRGEAIDVKPRVVKVFNIAIDEFNLPYVMLTSRVSSGTYIRALAKSIGDVVGCYAHVTDLTRLSIGELKLENAFTANAIGQMSKNNDFSFIIPMERLVSNIKDSRLFEEKIRN; encoded by the coding sequence ATGGAACGCTCGGGACTCATATTGGTTGATAAACCCAAAGGCATAACCTCTTATGATGTTATAAGGCTCTTGAAAGGATTTCTATCAACAAAAAAAATCGGTCATACAGGCACACTCGATCCGATTGCAACCGGTTTACTCATTATACTTATCGGTAACAGTACAAAACTCGCGAATCATTTTATCAAGCAAGACAAGGTATATAGATTTACTATAAAATTAGGTCAGGATACTGATACAATGGATAGCACCGGTAAAATAATTAAGGAAGGCGATTATAAGTTTATATCGAAAGAAAGATTTGGTGAAGCAATAAAATCCTTTATTGGTGAAATAGAGCAATTTCCCCCCATGTTTTCGGCCGTCAAGTTTAAAGGTATGCCCTTGTACAAATACGCAAGGAGAGGCGAAGCAATAGATGTCAAACCGAGAGTCGTAAAAGTATTTAATATAGCTATTGATGAATTCAACTTGCCTTATGTAATGTTGACGTCGCGTGTTTCATCAGGAACTTATATTAGAGCACTTGCTAAATCGATTGGGGATGTTGTAGGCTGTTATGCCCATGTTACTGATTTGACACGGCTTAGTATAGGTGAATTAAAATTAGAAAACGCTTTTACCGCAAATGCAATAGGACAAATGAGCAAGAATAATGATTTTAGTTTTATAATACCCATGGAAAGACTTGTAAGTAATATAAAAGATAGTAGATTATTTGAAGAAAAAATAAGAAATTGA
- a CDS encoding bifunctional oligoribonuclease/PAP phosphatase NrnA, translating to MIQKKVINELSKVIKDAKTFLIFSHINPEPDTIGSALAFYYYLNSAGKTVFVHNFDGLPKYMDFMPFASEVSKDIPDNKFDVVLSLDAGSIDMLGDKFPPKDKKMIVNVDHHRTNTRFGDLNIVDPASSATAELVYTLFRKMGIKIDTTIASLLLTGIIYDTGSFRYRNTTAKTLKIASELIQNGANITEISDKLYENQSLGRLKLLEMVLKTLELSVNGKIASIELTRQMYHATGTTKDDAEGFIDYPRSISGVAVAAMFREVDDNKYKISMRSKNDVDVSAIAQVFGGGGHKNAAGCTMDGILFDVKNSIFTAIADRLK from the coding sequence ATGATACAAAAAAAAGTTATAAACGAATTGAGTAAAGTTATAAAAGATGCAAAAACGTTTTTAATATTTTCACACATAAATCCAGAGCCGGATACGATTGGTTCAGCTTTGGCTTTTTATTATTATCTTAACTCGGCAGGGAAAACTGTTTTTGTGCATAATTTTGACGGTCTGCCAAAGTATATGGATTTTATGCCTTTTGCATCAGAAGTAAGTAAAGATATCCCTGATAATAAGTTTGATGTTGTTTTATCTCTTGATGCAGGAAGCATTGATATGCTTGGAGATAAATTCCCACCGAAGGATAAAAAAATGATTGTAAATGTAGATCATCATAGGACTAACACAAGGTTTGGTGATCTCAATATCGTTGATCCAGCATCATCTGCAACAGCAGAACTCGTTTATACACTTTTCCGTAAAATGGGTATAAAAATTGACACTACTATTGCGTCTCTTCTTTTAACCGGCATTATTTACGATACGGGTTCATTCAGGTATAGAAACACTACAGCAAAAACATTAAAAATAGCATCTGAGCTTATACAAAATGGCGCTAACATAACAGAAATATCGGATAAACTTTATGAAAATCAATCGCTCGGCAGGCTAAAACTGCTTGAGATGGTGTTAAAAACACTTGAATTATCTGTTAATGGTAAAATCGCCTCTATAGAGCTTACCAGACAAATGTACCATGCAACAGGTACGACAAAGGATGACGCAGAAGGATTTATAGATTACCCAAGATCCATAAGCGGCGTGGCTGTTGCAGCAATGTTCAGAGAAGTAGATGATAATAAATATAAGATAAGTATGCGTTCAAAAAACGATGTTGATGTTTCGGCCATAGCACAGGTGTTTGGCGGCGGCGGGCATAAGAATGCAGCAGGATGCACGATGGACGGCATACTATTTGATGTAAAAAACAGCATATTCACAGCTATTGCGGACAGGTTAAAATAG
- the rbfA gene encoding 30S ribosome-binding factor RbfA, with the protein MIPNRKQRFGEVLRKEIIRIITTRLRDPRIGFITINDVIVTGDFKAATVYYTVIGDEKVKKDTGKLLNGASGFIRKELLLCHLNVKTIPLISFKYDISLDYGEHIDNILKGIKHS; encoded by the coding sequence ATGATACCTAACAGGAAACAAAGATTTGGCGAAGTGTTAAGAAAGGAAATAATAAGGATTATTACGACAAGGCTGAGGGATCCAAGAATAGGATTCATAACAATAAATGATGTTATTGTTACCGGTGATTTTAAGGCTGCAACGGTATATTACACCGTTATAGGCGATGAAAAGGTAAAGAAGGATACGGGTAAATTACTTAACGGCGCATCGGGTTTTATAAGGAAAGAATTACTCCTGTGTCATCTGAATGTTAAAACCATTCCTTTAATTTCATTTAAATATGATATATCTCTTGATTACGGAGAACACATAGATAATATCTTAAAAGGCATAAAGCATTCATGA
- the infB gene encoding translation initiation factor IF-2: MKKRVHEIAKEMGLTSSDVINKLKELGVSLKSHNSSVNEEDEEKLKKSTHKKPGTISAAVSAQNTANVTPQKPKTILRKKKEAATEETAVTERKIDAEPAIQGSMTFESLTAVKQHGQEEVSSSNREEVPENVKHEVTIEHHVDHDEIQPKTAVSESAVTEDKMVEIKDDSTISVLPRDNDVTLQTQSGLNQDTSVTGRNEGTEAGINDGYKTIKGKIKSEKGGIFIKRKLLSRSEPDIAEEIKLLDEPVELTPEPLPEVIPVKEYGQKGQSKRRDSQSKKMQQQHTIKKAKEILKQPKAINIERSITVSNLSQLMGIKATEIIKRLITLGIMANINDIIDADTASLIVKDMGFDVSIKQEISPEDVFKNETDAPEKSKPRPPVVTVMGHVDHGKTTLLDAIRSTNVAGGEAGGITQSIGAYKVTIDNKQVTFLDTPGHEAFTAMRARGAKVTDLVILVVAADDGAMPQTLEAIDHANAASVPIIVAINKIDKPEAQPQKVMQQLSDKGLVPEQWGGNTLFAMISAKNKKGINELLELILLQAEIMELKANPDKNAKGIIIETRMDKGLGVIVSAIIREGTIKKGNYVVYGNNYNKVRALLDEKGNIMAYAAPSTPVEIIGFDSFPEVGETIFSVDDEDTAKKIVEYRKQQHQVIQPAKKIKITLEDIYKKIEEGSIKELKIILKCDSIGSLGAIKDAIDGFSRENVKIKIIHSSIGSITESDVMLASASDGIIIGFNVRPDSKASHIASLQNVEIKTYNIIYDLIDDMKKALVGMLEPVVKEKILGRAKIIDTFKVSKVGTVAGCIVTEGKIERGANARILREGVVVYDSKIGSLKRFKEDAKNVDKGMECGVGIANFNDIKKGDELEVYRLEQVAKS; encoded by the coding sequence ATGAAAAAAAGAGTTCATGAAATAGCAAAGGAAATGGGTTTGACATCATCGGATGTTATAAATAAGTTAAAAGAACTTGGAGTGTCTTTAAAATCACATAACAGTTCAGTGAATGAGGAGGATGAGGAGAAATTAAAAAAATCAACACATAAGAAACCCGGCACTATATCGGCAGCGGTGAGTGCTCAAAACACGGCTAATGTAACTCCTCAAAAACCAAAAACCATACTTAGAAAAAAGAAAGAGGCCGCTACGGAAGAAACGGCCGTTACTGAAAGAAAAATAGATGCTGAGCCGGCAATACAGGGAAGTATGACCTTTGAAAGTCTTACCGCTGTTAAACAACATGGTCAGGAAGAGGTATCCTCTAGTAATAGAGAAGAAGTGCCGGAAAATGTGAAACATGAAGTTACGATAGAACATCATGTGGATCATGATGAGATCCAGCCTAAAACGGCTGTTAGCGAATCGGCAGTAACTGAAGATAAAATGGTAGAGATCAAAGACGACTCAACGATTTCAGTCCTGCCCCGGGATAATGATGTTACGCTACAAACTCAATCAGGTTTAAACCAAGACACGTCTGTTACCGGTAGAAATGAAGGTACGGAAGCTGGGATTAATGATGGCTACAAAACAATCAAGGGTAAAATAAAATCGGAGAAGGGAGGCATCTTCATAAAAAGAAAACTTCTTTCCAGATCGGAGCCTGATATAGCAGAAGAGATTAAGCTACTTGATGAGCCTGTTGAATTAACGCCAGAACCTTTGCCGGAAGTAATCCCTGTCAAAGAATACGGACAAAAAGGGCAGTCGAAGAGAAGAGATTCACAAAGCAAAAAAATGCAGCAGCAACACACGATAAAAAAGGCGAAAGAGATTTTAAAGCAGCCTAAAGCGATAAACATAGAGAGAAGTATTACGGTATCAAATCTATCCCAATTAATGGGCATAAAAGCCACAGAAATTATAAAACGACTTATAACACTCGGAATAATGGCAAACATAAATGATATTATAGATGCCGATACAGCATCGCTGATCGTTAAGGATATGGGCTTTGATGTCAGTATTAAGCAGGAGATTTCTCCTGAAGATGTATTCAAAAACGAAACCGATGCTCCGGAAAAATCGAAACCGAGGCCACCCGTTGTAACTGTTATGGGGCATGTTGATCATGGGAAAACAACCTTGCTGGACGCGATAAGATCAACAAACGTAGCAGGCGGTGAGGCTGGTGGAATAACTCAGAGCATAGGTGCGTATAAAGTAACGATTGATAATAAGCAGGTAACATTTCTTGATACACCGGGACATGAGGCTTTTACGGCAATGCGGGCAAGAGGAGCAAAAGTAACTGACCTCGTCATACTTGTTGTAGCTGCGGATGATGGTGCTATGCCTCAGACACTTGAGGCAATAGATCATGCTAATGCAGCATCCGTTCCTATAATTGTTGCGATAAATAAGATAGATAAACCTGAAGCCCAGCCTCAGAAAGTTATGCAGCAGTTATCCGATAAAGGACTTGTTCCTGAACAATGGGGAGGTAATACCCTTTTCGCAATGATCTCTGCAAAAAACAAGAAAGGGATTAATGAACTTTTAGAGCTTATACTTTTACAGGCAGAAATCATGGAACTGAAAGCCAATCCGGATAAGAATGCAAAAGGTATTATTATAGAAACTCGTATGGATAAAGGGCTTGGTGTGATTGTCTCAGCCATTATCAGGGAAGGGACCATTAAGAAGGGCAATTATGTTGTATACGGGAATAACTACAACAAAGTAAGGGCATTGCTTGATGAAAAGGGGAACATAATGGCTTATGCTGCTCCATCAACGCCTGTAGAGATCATAGGATTCGATTCATTTCCGGAGGTCGGTGAAACTATTTTTAGCGTCGATGATGAGGATACCGCAAAAAAGATTGTAGAGTATCGAAAACAGCAGCATCAGGTTATACAACCTGCTAAGAAAATTAAGATTACGCTTGAGGATATTTATAAGAAGATAGAGGAAGGAAGTATAAAGGAATTAAAAATAATACTCAAATGTGATTCCATTGGTTCTCTTGGTGCAATAAAGGATGCTATTGATGGTTTTTCAAGAGAAAATGTAAAAATTAAGATAATTCATTCCTCTATAGGCAGTATTACGGAAAGTGATGTTATGCTTGCATCAGCATCGGATGGTATTATTATAGGTTTTAATGTAAGACCAGATTCCAAGGCAAGCCATATTGCTTCACTACAAAATGTCGAAATAAAAACATACAACATCATTTATGATCTTATCGATGATATGAAAAAGGCATTGGTGGGTATGCTTGAACCTGTGGTTAAAGAGAAAATTCTTGGAAGAGCAAAAATCATTGACACATTCAAAGTAAGCAAGGTGGGAACTGTTGCCGGATGCATTGTCACCGAGGGGAAGATAGAACGTGGGGCAAATGCGAGGATATTAAGGGAGGGAGTAGTTGTTTATGACAGTAAGATTGGTTCTCTGAAAAGGTTTAAAGAAGATGCTAAAAATGTTGATAAAGGTATGGAGTGCGGCGTAGGAATAGCCAATTTTAATGATATAAAAAAGGGTGATGAACTCGAGGTTTACCGCTTGGAACAGGTAGCCAAGTCTTAA
- the nusA gene encoding transcription termination factor NusA: MQSELLKIIEQLEHDKSIDKDIILNALEAAMISAAKKTIKYNTDIEARFNPELGEIEVYEFKEVVSDITNRDIQLTIDEAIAMDPDAQIGDSVGIKMDTSKFGRISAQAAKQVILQRINEAEKEVVYKEFKSKKGEVVYGTIRRFEGRAIILDLGKTDGVLLPADQLPKENFRVGDKIKVYVQEIRMTNKGPKIFFSRTHDQFLVKLFILEVPEIAEGVVEVKGVAREPGNKAKIAVFSKNNDVDAVGACVGMRGARVQNIVQELRGEKIDIIAWTHDHAKYVMNALAPAKISGVSFDEAERYIEIIVPDDQLSIAIGRKGVNVRLAAKLTGWKIDIKGETNINEIKEKAKQAFSEFNSISSKTAELLYGYGIKSVKEISESPLEVLMKVPGFDEKNARQLKDMADVEIKKRGENIKNDNGTVAAESHS; encoded by the coding sequence ATGCAATCAGAACTTTTAAAGATTATTGAACAGCTTGAACATGATAAAAGCATAGATAAGGACATTATATTGAATGCATTGGAAGCTGCTATGATAAGCGCCGCTAAAAAAACGATAAAGTATAACACAGATATAGAAGCAAGGTTTAATCCGGAACTTGGAGAGATAGAGGTATACGAATTCAAAGAGGTTGTAAGCGATATTACGAACAGGGATATACAGTTGACCATTGATGAAGCAATTGCAATGGATCCGGATGCTCAGATCGGTGATAGTGTAGGGATAAAGATGGATACATCCAAGTTTGGAAGGATATCTGCCCAGGCTGCAAAACAGGTGATATTACAAAGAATAAACGAGGCTGAAAAGGAAGTTGTTTATAAGGAATTTAAATCTAAGAAAGGCGAAGTTGTCTATGGGACTATCAGGAGGTTTGAAGGGAGGGCGATAATATTGGATCTTGGCAAAACGGACGGGGTCTTGTTGCCTGCGGATCAACTGCCGAAAGAAAACTTCAGGGTAGGAGACAAGATTAAGGTGTACGTGCAGGAAATAAGAATGACCAACAAGGGACCTAAAATATTCTTCTCAAGAACTCATGATCAATTTCTGGTGAAGCTGTTTATTTTAGAGGTTCCTGAAATTGCAGAAGGCGTTGTTGAAGTTAAAGGTGTTGCAAGGGAGCCGGGGAATAAAGCAAAGATAGCAGTTTTCTCAAAGAATAATGATGTTGATGCGGTTGGTGCATGTGTAGGGATGAGAGGGGCAAGGGTTCAGAATATTGTTCAGGAGTTGAGAGGTGAAAAAATAGATATTATCGCATGGACGCACGATCATGCAAAATATGTAATGAATGCACTTGCACCTGCAAAGATAAGCGGGGTTTCTTTTGATGAAGCAGAAAGATATATAGAAATTATTGTACCGGATGATCAATTATCAATAGCTATAGGCAGAAAAGGCGTAAATGTAAGGCTTGCCGCAAAGCTAACCGGATGGAAGATAGACATAAAAGGTGAAACGAATATTAATGAAATAAAAGAAAAGGCTAAACAGGCGTTTTCAGAATTTAATTCAATAAGCAGTAAAACAGCGGAGCTATTGTACGGTTATGGGATTAAGTCTGTTAAAGAGATCTCGGAATCGCCATTGGAAGTTTTAATGAAAGTGCCCGGATTTGATGAAAAAAATGCAAGACAACTAAAAGATATGGCGGATGTAGAGATAAAAAAACGCGGTGAAAATATTAAAAATGACAATGGTACCGTTGCTGCTGAAAGTCATTCATAG
- a CDS encoding ribosome maturation factor RimP codes for MDKYKNIAEDVFKIASENLIKAGYEVIDVEYQREKSGNVLRVFIDKKGIVNADDCAKASNILSSLIDVYVPIHFAYTLEVSSPGLTRELKKESEYIKFAGRDIRVITRKPVNDMVVIEGTLRGITNGDIIVDVNGIELKVPYGIVKKANLTFKI; via the coding sequence ATGGATAAATATAAAAATATAGCAGAAGATGTTTTTAAAATTGCCTCTGAAAACCTTATAAAAGCAGGTTATGAGGTGATAGATGTAGAATACCAGAGAGAAAAATCTGGGAATGTACTTCGTGTATTTATTGATAAGAAAGGGATTGTTAATGCCGATGATTGTGCAAAAGCAAGCAATATACTTAGCAGCTTGATAGATGTATACGTACCGATACACTTTGCTTACACGCTTGAAGTTTCGTCTCCAGGGCTTACAAGAGAGCTAAAAAAGGAGAGTGAATATATTAAATTTGCAGGCAGGGATATAAGGGTTATTACAAGAAAGCCTGTTAATGATATGGTTGTTATAGAAGGCACCCTTAGGGGAATAACAAATGGTGATATTATAGTAGATGTAAACGGCATAGAGTTAAAAGTGCCTTACGGTATTGTAAAAAAAGCCAATTTGACCTTCAAGATATAG
- a CDS encoding ABC transporter permease, with protein MKRIAEHFKDLYRYRALISALVIRGLKARYRGSVLGFFWTFINPFLLMLVYVFVFKVLMKNGMKNYSVFLFAGLLPWTWFSTALTDGVNSIVSGSNLITKVLFPPQVLPTVSVLVNMMNYIFSLPLLFLFIFILRMNIGISIIAVIPVIIIQLILTEGLVLIIAAINVYFRDLQQIVSNFLLLGFFVTPIIYQLTQVPSRYLFILYTNPMTLLVRSYQWIFYYDTSPNWLHLSYLLAASFIVLFTGVYIFEKLKEAFPEFI; from the coding sequence ATGAAAAGAATTGCCGAGCATTTTAAAGACCTTTACAGATACAGGGCACTCATAAGTGCACTTGTGATAAGGGGCTTAAAAGCAAGATACAGGGGCTCTGTACTTGGCTTTTTCTGGACATTCATAAACCCATTTTTATTAATGCTGGTTTATGTGTTTGTTTTCAAGGTATTAATGAAAAACGGGATGAAGAATTATTCCGTATTCCTTTTTGCAGGGCTTTTACCATGGACATGGTTTTCTACAGCACTTACAGACGGCGTTAATTCTATTGTAAGCGGTTCTAATCTCATAACTAAAGTGCTTTTCCCACCCCAGGTATTACCCACGGTATCCGTGCTCGTAAACATGATGAACTATATTTTCAGCCTACCGCTTTTATTTTTATTCATTTTTATTTTAAGAATGAACATCGGTATTTCCATAATAGCCGTCATCCCCGTCATCATTATACAGTTGATATTAACAGAGGGGCTTGTGCTCATAATTGCAGCTATAAACGTTTATTTCCGGGATCTCCAGCAGATCGTGAGTAATTTCTTATTGCTCGGATTTTTTGTAACACCCATAATCTATCAGCTTACACAGGTCCCTTCAAGGTATTTATTCATTTTATACACAAACCCTATGACCTTGTTGGTTCGTTCTTATCAATGGATTTTCTATTACGACACCTCCCCTAACTGGCTACATCTGTCTTATTTACTGGCTGCCTCCTTTATCGTGCTTTTTACAGGCGTGTACATATTTGAAAAGCTCAAAGAGGCATTCCCGGAGTTTATATGA